The following DNA comes from uncultured Acidilobus sp. JCHS.
CAAGGGCCTCCTTAGGCGGATCCCAGATGAAGAGGCTGTCGGTGTCACCATATAGGATGTGTAGGTTCAGCTCGGAGGCCTTCTTGAGCGTGTCCAACAGGATGGCCCTGCCTATGGCGGTCACGCTCTCGGCCACAGGGAGGCTGTAGAAGGCGAAGCTCTCGTTACCGAAGACGCCGTAGCTAGCGTTTATGTAGACCTTCATGGCGGCCTGAACGGTGTCATACCATATCCTTTCCTGCTCTGTGAGGCTCCTGTCCTTAGCCTTACGCTTGTATACCTTGACCCTGAAGTCCCTCAGCAAGCCGACAAGCTGGCTTGATATTCCCTTCCTCTCCATACAGATTCTGTGCCCGACCTCTGGCGCCTCGACAAATTTACTGCAGTAGGGATTGTTGACTGTCTCGTAGCTCAGGTTCCAGTTCCTTATGACGGATGGGTACAGGCTAGCGAAGTCAAGGACTACTACGTTAAAGAAGACACCCTGGGGAGGCTGAAGCACGATAGCCCCTCTGTACTTCTTGTCCTTTATTATGGCCATGCTCCTTGGCGACTGTGAGCCTATGGCCTCTATGTCATCGCTGCTAGGTATAAGGAGCCCCCTCCTCCTGTGCTCCCAGTAGAGGGTGCCCCTGATCCAGGCTGAGACCTGTGACCTGGAGACCTCCTCGAGCCCTGTCTTGCTTATTCTCATCAGGAGTACGAGGAGGTTCCACGTGAGCTCATTATTGAACGTTACGAGGCCCATGGTAAGCACTGCGTCCTGAAGGTTGTAGGAGGCCAGCTCCTCAAGGCTGACGTAATCGATGAACTTCGTCAGCTTGTACTTAGTCTGGCCCAGGAGGGCCTCAGCCACCGCGTCAAGGCTCTTCTCCCTGTACTTGTTGCCAAAGGCGTAGGTCTGCAGCGCCTTGATGTCGAACAGCTTGTGAAGGTCAACGTGAAGGGCCCTCCTGAAGGTGACATAGTCCTGAAGGAACGTCATAGGCAGATCGTCAGGCGAGAGGCCCAGGTTGAGCAGCCTATTGTATATATAGGGTAGGTCGAAGTTGTCGCCGTTAAAGGTGAAGATAACGGCGTAGCGGCTGACCCTCCTAAGGGCTTCCAGGAGCATTGCCCTCTCGCTGTCGAAGAGCTCTATCTCAGCGTTAGGCGGCTCCTCCCCGCCGAACTCGGCGCCGTCCCTCGCCAGGAGGAGGACCTGCCTCCTGCCAGTGTCGTCAACCAGGGACACGCTCATGACAGGCATGTCAGCCTTAGAGGGGTCGGGGAAGTGCCCCTCGCCAGGCGTGAAGACCTCTATGTCAAGGGCTACCTTGGGCACCTTGGGTGAAGGCTCCTCGAATATGGGGACCCAGTCTAAAGCTAGGTCCTTCAGGTCGTCAGGGAAGGACTCCCTTATGGTCTTCTCCAGGTCCTCCCCCCTCCTCCAGTTCAGGGGAGACCATGAAGTGGAGACCTCGTAAGGCATGCCCGGTATCAGCAGGTTGTCATAGATGTAGTTAAGGAAGTACTTGATGTCAGCCTCCCACACCTTGTAGCCCCTGTCAGCCACGACCTTCCTTAGGGTCCTCACGGCCAGGGGGTCATCAACCACTACCTTGGTCAGCCTTACGTCCTTATTCGTCAGGGGGTCCCTCTTAGTCACCACGGCGAGGTTGCTGAACGACTTATACTTGGTCAGGTCGACGACGGGCTTCCCGTCCTCCTGCTCAACGGGCATGTTGGTCAGGAAGTAGGGCTTGTGCCCTGTCCTGTCGACCCACTTGACGACCCTGCCCTGTTGTGAATCATAGAGGAGGGCGACGGCCTTCCCTACCTCGCCCTCATATCTCACCTCAAGCAGGTAACCCCTTGCGGAGTCCACGTAGCCGTCCTCCTGCGTGGACCACCAGTTGCTCGGCTCAGGCCTCTGCTGGGGCGACTCCAGGTAGAACTCTGACGAGGGTCTTAGCCACTCGAGCTCAGCTGGCCTCTTCTCAACGCCCTTCTGCTCTGGCCTCTCCTCGGCCTTCGGGGGCGTCTGGGCCAGCGCTGGCGTTGCCTTCTGAGCCCCCTCGGACCGAGCCACGTTAGCGGCTTTGGCGCTAGGGGCCTCAGACGGGCCCTTGCCCTGGGCCTCGGCGCTCATGAAGTCAAGTATACTTGACT
Coding sequences within:
- a CDS encoding DNA polymerase elongation subunit (family B), translated to MIGGLRLPQGKGGGAKRQVDLEAFIKNLENELKAQGKEEQRAPSPPQQKRKSSILDFMSAEAQGKGPSEAPSAKAANVARSEGAQKATPALAQTPPKAEERPEQKGVEKRPAELEWLRPSSEFYLESPQQRPEPSNWWSTQEDGYVDSARGYLLEVRYEGEVGKAVALLYDSQQGRVVKWVDRTGHKPYFLTNMPVEQEDGKPVVDLTKYKSFSNLAVVTKRDPLTNKDVRLTKVVVDDPLAVRTLRKVVADRGYKVWEADIKYFLNYIYDNLLIPGMPYEVSTSWSPLNWRRGEDLEKTIRESFPDDLKDLALDWVPIFEEPSPKVPKVALDIEVFTPGEGHFPDPSKADMPVMSVSLVDDTGRRQVLLLARDGAEFGGEEPPNAEIELFDSERAMLLEALRRVSRYAVIFTFNGDNFDLPYIYNRLLNLGLSPDDLPMTFLQDYVTFRRALHVDLHKLFDIKALQTYAFGNKYREKSLDAVAEALLGQTKYKLTKFIDYVSLEELASYNLQDAVLTMGLVTFNNELTWNLLVLLMRISKTGLEEVSRSQVSAWIRGTLYWEHRRRGLLIPSSDDIEAIGSQSPRSMAIIKDKKYRGAIVLQPPQGVFFNVVVLDFASLYPSVIRNWNLSYETVNNPYCSKFVEAPEVGHRICMERKGISSQLVGLLRDFRVKVYKRKAKDRSLTEQERIWYDTVQAAMKVYINASYGVFGNESFAFYSLPVAESVTAIGRAILLDTLKKASELNLHILYGDTDSLFIWDPPKEALEELVRYVQEAHGLDLEVDKVFRLVLFSGLKKNYVGFEGDNFVIKGMLAKKSSTPEFIKFETSEVMKILAATRGPEDLEKTLEALRDKVQEIYNKLRRREYTLDQLAISVMLSKDPSEYKKNTPQHVKAALLLIKDGTPVSKGDIVSFVKTKDRLGVKPVRLARLSDVDTSKYLEYVRSAFEQFLLAFGVKWDELAGVKKIV